Proteins encoded within one genomic window of Elephas maximus indicus isolate mEleMax1 chromosome 21, mEleMax1 primary haplotype, whole genome shotgun sequence:
- the LOC126064888 gene encoding loricrin-like isoform X4 — translation MTVTRSVGGGSCGVMTVTRSVGGGSCDVITVTRSVSGGSCGGMTVTRSVGGGSCGVMTVTRYAGGGSCGVMTVTRSVSGGLCGVMTVTRSVGGGSSGGMMVTRSASGGSCGVMTVTRSAGGGSCGVMTVTRSVGGGSCDVMMVTRSVSGGSCGVMTVTRSVGGGSCGGMTVTRSVGGGSCGVMTVTRSVGGGSCGGMTVTRSVGGGSCDVMTVTRSVSGGSCDVMTVTRSVSGGLHEVMTVTRSVSGGSCDVMTVTRSVGGGSCDVMMVTRSVSGGLREVMTVTRSVSGGSCDVMTVTRSVGGGSCDVMMVTRSVSGGSCGVMTVTRSVGGGSCGGMTVTRSVGGGSCGGMTVTRSVGGGSCDVMMVTRSVSGGLHEVMTVTGSVSGGSCDVMTVTRSVGGGSCDVMTVTRFQWRLL, via the exons ATGACGGTGACCaggtctgtcggtggaggctcgtGTGGTGTTATGACGGTGACCAGGTCTGTTGGTGGAGGCTCGTGTGATGTTATCACGGTGACCAGGTCTGTGAGTGGAGGCTCGTGTGGTGGTATGACGGTGACCaggtctgtcggtggaggctcgtGTGGTGTTATGACGGTGACCag GTATGCCGGTGGAGGCTCGTGTGGTGTTATGACGGTGACCAGGTCtgtgagtggaggcttgtgtggtgTTATGACGGTGACCaggtctgtcggtggaggctcatCTGGTGGTATGATGGTGACCaggtctgccagtggaggctcgtGTGGTGTTATGACGGTGACCAGGTCTGCGGGTGGAGGCTCATGTGGTGTTATGACGGTGACCaggtctgtcggtggaggctcgtGTGATGTTATGATGGTGACCAGGTCTGTGAGTGGAGGCTCGTGTGGTGTTATGACGGTGACCaggtctgtcggtggaggctcatGTGGTGGTATGACGGTGACCaggtctgtcggtggaggctcgtGTGGTGTTATGACGGTGACCaggtctgtcggtggaggctcatGTGGTGGTATGACGGTGACCAGGTCTGTTGGTGGAGGTTCATGTGATGTTATGACGGTGACcaggtctgtcagtggaggctcatgTGATGTTATGACGGTGACcaggtctgtcagtggaggcttgcatgaaGTTATGACGGTGACCAGGTCTGTGAGTGGAGGCTCGTGTGATGTTATGACGGTGACCaggtctgtcggtggaggctcatGTGATGTTATGATGGTGACcaggtctgtcagtggaggcttgcgtgaaGTTATGACGGTGACCAGGTCTGTGAGTGGAGGCTCGTGTGATGTTATGACGGTGACCaggtctgtcggtggaggctcatGTGATGTTATGATGGTGACCAGGTCTGTGAGTGGAGGCTCGTGTGGTGTTATGACGGTGACcag gtctgtcggtggaggctcatGTGGTGGTATGACGGTGACCaggtctgtcggtggaggctcatGTGGTGGTATGACGGTGACCaggtctgtcggtggaggctcatGTGATGTTATGATGGTGACcaggtctgtcagtggaggcttgcatgaaGTTATGACGGTGACCGGGTCTGTGAGTGGAGGCTCGTGTGATGTTATGACGGTGACCaggtctgtcggtggaggctctTGTGATGTGATGACAGtgaccaggtttcagtggaggctCTTGTGA
- the LOC126064888 gene encoding loricrin-like isoform X27 encodes MTVTRSVGGGSCGVMTVTRSVGGGSCDVITVTRSVSGGSCGGMTVTRSVGGGSCGVMTVTRSVGGGSCDVMMVTRSVSGGSCGVVTVTRSVSGGLCGVMTVTRSVGGGSSGGMMVTRSASGGSCGVMTVTRSAGGGSCGVMTVTRSVGGGSCDVMMVTRSVSGGSCGVMTVTRSVGGGSCGGMTVTRSVGGGSCGVMTVTRSVGGGSCGGMTVTRSVGGGSCDVMTVTRSVSGGSCDVMTVTRSVGGGSCDVMMVTRSVSGGSCGVMTVTRSVGGGSCGGMTVTRSVGGGSCGGMTVTRSVGGGSCDVMMVTRSVSGGLHEVMTVTGSVSGGSCDVMTVTRSVGGGSCDVMTVTRFQWRLL; translated from the exons ATGACGGTGACCaggtctgtcggtggaggctcgtGTGGTGTTATGACGGTGACCAGGTCTGTTGGTGGAGGCTCGTGTGATGTTATCACGGTGACCAGGTCTGTGAGTGGAGGCTCGTGTGGTGGTATGACGGTGACCaggtctgtcggtggaggctcgtGTGGTGTTATGACGGTGACCaggtctgtcggtggaggctcgtGTGATGTTATGATGGTGACCAGGTCTGTGAGTGGAGGCTCGTGTGGTGTTGTGACGGTGACCAG GTCtgtgagtggaggcttgtgtggtgTTATGACGGTGACCaggtctgtcggtggaggctcatCTGGTGGTATGATGGTGACCaggtctgccagtggaggctcgtGTGGTGTTATGACGGTGACCAGGTCTGCGGGTGGAGGCTCATGTGGTGTTATGACGGTGACCaggtctgtcggtggaggctcgtGTGATGTTATGATGGTGACCAGGTCTGTGAGTGGAGGCTCGTGTGGTGTTATGACGGTGACCaggtctgtcggtggaggctcatGTGGTGGTATGACGGTGACCaggtctgtcggtggaggctcgtGTGGTGTTATGACGGTGACCaggtctgtcggtggaggctcatGTGGTGGTATGACGGTGACCAGGTCTGTTGGTGGAGGTTCATGTGATGTTATGACGGTGACcaggtctgtcagtggaggctcatgTGATGTTATGACGGTGACcag gtctgtcggtggaggctcatGTGATGTTATGATGGTGACCAGGTCTGTGAGTGGAGGCTCGTGTGGTGTTATGACGGTGACcag gtctgtcggtggaggctcatGTGGTGGTATGACGGTGACCaggtctgtcggtggaggctcatGTGGTGGTATGACGGTGACCaggtctgtcggtggaggctcatGTGATGTTATGATGGTGACcaggtctgtcagtggaggcttgcatgaaGTTATGACGGTGACCGGGTCTGTGAGTGGAGGCTCGTGTGATGTTATGACGGTGACCaggtctgtcggtggaggctctTGTGATGTGATGACAGtgaccaggtttcagtggaggctCTTGTGA
- the LOC126064888 gene encoding loricrin-like isoform X25 yields MTVTRSVGGGSCGVMTVTRSVGGGSCDVITVTRSVSGGSCGGMTVTRSVGGGSCGVMTVTRYAGGGSCGVMTVTRSVGGGSCDVMMVTRSVSGGSCGVMTVTRSVGGGSCGGMTVTRSVGGGSCGVMTVTRSVGGGSCGGMTVTRSVGGGSCDVMTVTRSVSGGSCDVMTVTRSVSGGLHEVMTVTRSVSGGSCDVMTVTRSVGGGSCDVMMVTRSVSGGLREVMTVTRSVSGGSCDVMTVTRSVGGGSCDVMMVTRSVSGGSCGVMTVTRSVGGGSCGGMTVTRSVGGGSCGGMTVTRSVGGGSCDVMMVTRSVSGGLHEVMTVTGSVSGGSCDVMTVTRSVGGGSCDVMTVTRFQWRLL; encoded by the exons ATGACGGTGACCaggtctgtcggtggaggctcgtGTGGTGTTATGACGGTGACCAGGTCTGTTGGTGGAGGCTCGTGTGATGTTATCACGGTGACCAGGTCTGTGAGTGGAGGCTCGTGTGGTGGTATGACGGTGACCaggtctgtcggtggaggctcgtGTGGTGTTATGACGGTGACCag GTATGCCGGTGGAGGCTCGTGTGGTGTTATGACGGTGACCAG gtctgtcggtggaggctcgtGTGATGTTATGATGGTGACCAGGTCTGTGAGTGGAGGCTCGTGTGGTGTTATGACGGTGACCaggtctgtcggtggaggctcatGTGGTGGTATGACGGTGACCaggtctgtcggtggaggctcgtGTGGTGTTATGACGGTGACCaggtctgtcggtggaggctcatGTGGTGGTATGACGGTGACCAGGTCTGTTGGTGGAGGTTCATGTGATGTTATGACGGTGACcaggtctgtcagtggaggctcatgTGATGTTATGACGGTGACcaggtctgtcagtggaggcttgcatgaaGTTATGACGGTGACCAGGTCTGTGAGTGGAGGCTCGTGTGATGTTATGACGGTGACCaggtctgtcggtggaggctcatGTGATGTTATGATGGTGACcaggtctgtcagtggaggcttgcgtgaaGTTATGACGGTGACCAGGTCTGTGAGTGGAGGCTCGTGTGATGTTATGACGGTGACCaggtctgtcggtggaggctcatGTGATGTTATGATGGTGACCAGGTCTGTGAGTGGAGGCTCGTGTGGTGTTATGACGGTGACcag gtctgtcggtggaggctcatGTGGTGGTATGACGGTGACCaggtctgtcggtggaggctcatGTGGTGGTATGACGGTGACCaggtctgtcggtggaggctcatGTGATGTTATGATGGTGACcaggtctgtcagtggaggcttgcatgaaGTTATGACGGTGACCGGGTCTGTGAGTGGAGGCTCGTGTGATGTTATGACGGTGACCaggtctgtcggtggaggctctTGTGATGTGATGACAGtgaccaggtttcagtggaggctCTTGTGA
- the LOC126064888 gene encoding loricrin-like isoform X31: MTVTRSVGGGSCGVMTVTRSVGGGSCDVITVTRSVSGGSCGGMTVTRSVGGGSCGVMTVTRSVGGGSCDVMMVTRSVSGGSCGVVTVTRSVSGGLCGVMTVTRSVGGGSSGGMMVTRSASGGSCGVMTVTRSAGGGSCGVMTVTRSVGGGSCDVMMVTRSVSGGSCGVMTVTRSVSGGSCDVMTVTRSVGGGSCDVMMVTRSVSGGLREVMTVTRSVSGGSCDVMTVTRSVGGGSCDVMMVTRSVSGGSCGVMTVTRSVGGGSCGGMTVTRSVGGGSCGGMTVTRSVGGGSCDVMMVTRSVSGGLHEVMTVTGSVSGGSCDVMTVTRSVGGGSCDVMTVTRFQWRLL; encoded by the exons ATGACGGTGACCaggtctgtcggtggaggctcgtGTGGTGTTATGACGGTGACCAGGTCTGTTGGTGGAGGCTCGTGTGATGTTATCACGGTGACCAGGTCTGTGAGTGGAGGCTCGTGTGGTGGTATGACGGTGACCaggtctgtcggtggaggctcgtGTGGTGTTATGACGGTGACCaggtctgtcggtggaggctcgtGTGATGTTATGATGGTGACCAGGTCTGTGAGTGGAGGCTCGTGTGGTGTTGTGACGGTGACCAG GTCtgtgagtggaggcttgtgtggtgTTATGACGGTGACCaggtctgtcggtggaggctcatCTGGTGGTATGATGGTGACCaggtctgccagtggaggctcgtGTGGTGTTATGACGGTGACCAGGTCTGCGGGTGGAGGCTCATGTGGTGTTATGACGGTGACCaggtctgtcggtggaggctcgtGTGATGTTATGATGGTGACCAGGTCTGTGAGTGGAGGCTCGTGTGGTGTTATGACGGTGACCag GTCTGTGAGTGGAGGCTCGTGTGATGTTATGACGGTGACCaggtctgtcggtggaggctcatGTGATGTTATGATGGTGACcaggtctgtcagtggaggcttgcgtgaaGTTATGACGGTGACCAGGTCTGTGAGTGGAGGCTCGTGTGATGTTATGACGGTGACCaggtctgtcggtggaggctcatGTGATGTTATGATGGTGACCAGGTCTGTGAGTGGAGGCTCGTGTGGTGTTATGACGGTGACcag gtctgtcggtggaggctcatGTGGTGGTATGACGGTGACCaggtctgtcggtggaggctcatGTGGTGGTATGACGGTGACCaggtctgtcggtggaggctcatGTGATGTTATGATGGTGACcaggtctgtcagtggaggcttgcatgaaGTTATGACGGTGACCGGGTCTGTGAGTGGAGGCTCGTGTGATGTTATGACGGTGACCaggtctgtcggtggaggctctTGTGATGTGATGACAGtgaccaggtttcagtggaggctCTTGTGA
- the LOC126064888 gene encoding loricrin-like isoform X20, with amino-acid sequence MTVTRSVGGGSCGVMTVTRSVGGGSCDVITVTRSVSGGSCGGMTVTRSVGGGSCGVMTVTRYAGGGSCGVMTVTRSVSGGLCGVMTVTRSVGGGSCDVMMVTRSVSGGSCGVMTVTRSVGGGSCGGMTVTRSVGGGSCGVMTVTRSVGGGSCGGMTVTRSVGGGSCDVMTVTRSVSGGSCDVMTVTRSVSGGLHEVMTVTRSVSGGSCDVMTVTRSVGGGSCDVMMVTRSVSGGLREVMTVTRSVSGGSCDVMTVTRSVGGGSCDVMMVTRSVSGGSCGVMTVTRSVGGGSCGGMTVTRSVGGGSCGGMTVTRSVGGGSCDVMMVTRSVSGGLHEVMTVTGSVSGGSCDVMTVTRSVGGGSCDVMTVTRFQWRLL; translated from the exons ATGACGGTGACCaggtctgtcggtggaggctcgtGTGGTGTTATGACGGTGACCAGGTCTGTTGGTGGAGGCTCGTGTGATGTTATCACGGTGACCAGGTCTGTGAGTGGAGGCTCGTGTGGTGGTATGACGGTGACCaggtctgtcggtggaggctcgtGTGGTGTTATGACGGTGACCag GTATGCCGGTGGAGGCTCGTGTGGTGTTATGACGGTGACCAGGTCtgtgagtggaggcttgtgtggtgTTATGACGGTGACCag gtctgtcggtggaggctcgtGTGATGTTATGATGGTGACCAGGTCTGTGAGTGGAGGCTCGTGTGGTGTTATGACGGTGACCaggtctgtcggtggaggctcatGTGGTGGTATGACGGTGACCaggtctgtcggtggaggctcgtGTGGTGTTATGACGGTGACCaggtctgtcggtggaggctcatGTGGTGGTATGACGGTGACCAGGTCTGTTGGTGGAGGTTCATGTGATGTTATGACGGTGACcaggtctgtcagtggaggctcatgTGATGTTATGACGGTGACcaggtctgtcagtggaggcttgcatgaaGTTATGACGGTGACCAGGTCTGTGAGTGGAGGCTCGTGTGATGTTATGACGGTGACCaggtctgtcggtggaggctcatGTGATGTTATGATGGTGACcaggtctgtcagtggaggcttgcgtgaaGTTATGACGGTGACCAGGTCTGTGAGTGGAGGCTCGTGTGATGTTATGACGGTGACCaggtctgtcggtggaggctcatGTGATGTTATGATGGTGACCAGGTCTGTGAGTGGAGGCTCGTGTGGTGTTATGACGGTGACcag gtctgtcggtggaggctcatGTGGTGGTATGACGGTGACCaggtctgtcggtggaggctcatGTGGTGGTATGACGGTGACCaggtctgtcggtggaggctcatGTGATGTTATGATGGTGACcaggtctgtcagtggaggcttgcatgaaGTTATGACGGTGACCGGGTCTGTGAGTGGAGGCTCGTGTGATGTTATGACGGTGACCaggtctgtcggtggaggctctTGTGATGTGATGACAGtgaccaggtttcagtggaggctCTTGTGA
- the LOC126064888 gene encoding loricrin-like isoform X45, protein MTVTRSVGGGSCGVMTVTRSVGGGSCDVITVTRSVSGGSCGGMTVTRSVGGGSCGVMTVTRSVGGGSCDVMMVTRSVSGGSCGVVTVTRSVSGGLCGVMTVTRSVGGGSSGGMMVTRSASGGSCGVMTVTRSAGGGSCGVMTVTRSVGGGSCDVMMVTRSVSGGSCGVMTVTRSVGGGSCDVMTVTRSVGGGSCDVMMVTRSVSGGSCGVMTVTRSVGGGSCGGMTVTRSVGGGSCGGMTVTRSVGGGSCDVMMVTRSVSGGLHEVMTVTGSVSGGSCDVMTVTRSVGGGSCDVMTVTRFQWRLL, encoded by the exons ATGACGGTGACCaggtctgtcggtggaggctcgtGTGGTGTTATGACGGTGACCAGGTCTGTTGGTGGAGGCTCGTGTGATGTTATCACGGTGACCAGGTCTGTGAGTGGAGGCTCGTGTGGTGGTATGACGGTGACCaggtctgtcggtggaggctcgtGTGGTGTTATGACGGTGACCaggtctgtcggtggaggctcgtGTGATGTTATGATGGTGACCAGGTCTGTGAGTGGAGGCTCGTGTGGTGTTGTGACGGTGACCAG GTCtgtgagtggaggcttgtgtggtgTTATGACGGTGACCaggtctgtcggtggaggctcatCTGGTGGTATGATGGTGACCaggtctgccagtggaggctcgtGTGGTGTTATGACGGTGACCAGGTCTGCGGGTGGAGGCTCATGTGGTGTTATGACGGTGACCaggtctgtcggtggaggctcgtGTGATGTTATGATGGTGACCAGGTCTGTGAGTGGAGGCTCGTGTGGTGTTATGACGGTGACCag GTCTGTTGGTGGAGGTTCATGTGATGTTATGACGGTGACcag gtctgtcggtggaggctcatGTGATGTTATGATGGTGACCAGGTCTGTGAGTGGAGGCTCGTGTGGTGTTATGACGGTGACcag gtctgtcggtggaggctcatGTGGTGGTATGACGGTGACCaggtctgtcggtggaggctcatGTGGTGGTATGACGGTGACCaggtctgtcggtggaggctcatGTGATGTTATGATGGTGACcaggtctgtcagtggaggcttgcatgaaGTTATGACGGTGACCGGGTCTGTGAGTGGAGGCTCGTGTGATGTTATGACGGTGACCaggtctgtcggtggaggctctTGTGATGTGATGACAGtgaccaggtttcagtggaggctCTTGTGA
- the LOC126064888 gene encoding loricrin-like isoform X30 codes for MTVTRSVGGGSCGVMTVTRSVGGGSCDVITVTRSVSGGSCGGMTVTRSVGGGSCGVMTVTRYAGGGSCGVMTVTRSVSGGSCGVMTVTRSVGGGSCGGMTVTRSVGGGSCGVMTVTRSVGGGSCGGMTVTRSVGGGSCDVMTVTRSVSGGSCDVMTVTRSVSGGLHEVMTVTRSVSGGSCDVMTVTRSVGGGSCDVMMVTRSVSGGLREVMTVTRSVSGGSCDVMTVTRSVGGGSCDVMMVTRSVSGGSCGVMTVTRSVGGGSCGGMTVTRSVGGGSCGGMTVTRSVGGGSCDVMMVTRSVSGGLHEVMTVTGSVSGGSCDVMTVTRSVGGGSCDVMTVTRFQWRLL; via the exons ATGACGGTGACCaggtctgtcggtggaggctcgtGTGGTGTTATGACGGTGACCAGGTCTGTTGGTGGAGGCTCGTGTGATGTTATCACGGTGACCAGGTCTGTGAGTGGAGGCTCGTGTGGTGGTATGACGGTGACCaggtctgtcggtggaggctcgtGTGGTGTTATGACGGTGACCag GTATGCCGGTGGAGGCTCGTGTGGTGTTATGACGGTGACCAG GTCTGTGAGTGGAGGCTCGTGTGGTGTTATGACGGTGACCaggtctgtcggtggaggctcatGTGGTGGTATGACGGTGACCaggtctgtcggtggaggctcgtGTGGTGTTATGACGGTGACCaggtctgtcggtggaggctcatGTGGTGGTATGACGGTGACCAGGTCTGTTGGTGGAGGTTCATGTGATGTTATGACGGTGACcaggtctgtcagtggaggctcatgTGATGTTATGACGGTGACcaggtctgtcagtggaggcttgcatgaaGTTATGACGGTGACCAGGTCTGTGAGTGGAGGCTCGTGTGATGTTATGACGGTGACCaggtctgtcggtggaggctcatGTGATGTTATGATGGTGACcaggtctgtcagtggaggcttgcgtgaaGTTATGACGGTGACCAGGTCTGTGAGTGGAGGCTCGTGTGATGTTATGACGGTGACCaggtctgtcggtggaggctcatGTGATGTTATGATGGTGACCAGGTCTGTGAGTGGAGGCTCGTGTGGTGTTATGACGGTGACcag gtctgtcggtggaggctcatGTGGTGGTATGACGGTGACCaggtctgtcggtggaggctcatGTGGTGGTATGACGGTGACCaggtctgtcggtggaggctcatGTGATGTTATGATGGTGACcaggtctgtcagtggaggcttgcatgaaGTTATGACGGTGACCGGGTCTGTGAGTGGAGGCTCGTGTGATGTTATGACGGTGACCaggtctgtcggtggaggctctTGTGATGTGATGACAGtgaccaggtttcagtggaggctCTTGTGA
- the LOC126064888 gene encoding loricrin-like isoform X21, which produces MTVTRSVGGGSCGVMTVTRSVGGGSCDVITVTRSVSGGSCGGMTVTRSVGGGSCGVMTVTRSVGGGSCDVMMVTRSVSGGSCGVVTVTRSVSGGLCGVMTVTRSVGGGSSGGMMVTRSASGGSCGVMTVTRSVGGGSCGVMTVTRSVGGGSCGGMTVTRSVGGGSCDVMTVTRSVSGGSCDVMTVTRSVSGGLHEVMTVTRSVSGGSCDVMTVTRSVGGGSCDVMMVTRSVSGGLREVMTVTRSVSGGSCDVMTVTRSVGGGSCDVMMVTRSVSGGSCGVMTVTRSVGGGSCGGMTVTRSVGGGSCGGMTVTRSVGGGSCDVMMVTRSVSGGLHEVMTVTGSVSGGSCDVMTVTRSVGGGSCDVMTVTRFQWRLL; this is translated from the exons ATGACGGTGACCaggtctgtcggtggaggctcgtGTGGTGTTATGACGGTGACCAGGTCTGTTGGTGGAGGCTCGTGTGATGTTATCACGGTGACCAGGTCTGTGAGTGGAGGCTCGTGTGGTGGTATGACGGTGACCaggtctgtcggtggaggctcgtGTGGTGTTATGACGGTGACCaggtctgtcggtggaggctcgtGTGATGTTATGATGGTGACCAGGTCTGTGAGTGGAGGCTCGTGTGGTGTTGTGACGGTGACCAG GTCtgtgagtggaggcttgtgtggtgTTATGACGGTGACCaggtctgtcggtggaggctcatCTGGTGGTATGATGGTGACCaggtctgccagtggaggctcgtGTGGTGTTATGACGGTGACCAG gtctgtcggtggaggctcgtGTGGTGTTATGACGGTGACCaggtctgtcggtggaggctcatGTGGTGGTATGACGGTGACCAGGTCTGTTGGTGGAGGTTCATGTGATGTTATGACGGTGACcaggtctgtcagtggaggctcatgTGATGTTATGACGGTGACcaggtctgtcagtggaggcttgcatgaaGTTATGACGGTGACCAGGTCTGTGAGTGGAGGCTCGTGTGATGTTATGACGGTGACCaggtctgtcggtggaggctcatGTGATGTTATGATGGTGACcaggtctgtcagtggaggcttgcgtgaaGTTATGACGGTGACCAGGTCTGTGAGTGGAGGCTCGTGTGATGTTATGACGGTGACCaggtctgtcggtggaggctcatGTGATGTTATGATGGTGACCAGGTCTGTGAGTGGAGGCTCGTGTGGTGTTATGACGGTGACcag gtctgtcggtggaggctcatGTGGTGGTATGACGGTGACCaggtctgtcggtggaggctcatGTGGTGGTATGACGGTGACCaggtctgtcggtggaggctcatGTGATGTTATGATGGTGACcaggtctgtcagtggaggcttgcatgaaGTTATGACGGTGACCGGGTCTGTGAGTGGAGGCTCGTGTGATGTTATGACGGTGACCaggtctgtcggtggaggctctTGTGATGTGATGACAGtgaccaggtttcagtggaggctCTTGTGA
- the LOC126064888 gene encoding loricrin-like isoform X42, whose product MTVTRSVGGGSCGVMTVTRSVGGGSCDVITVTRSVSGGSCGGMTVTRSVGGGSCGVMTVTRSVGGGSCDVMMVTRSVSGGSCGVVTVTRSVSGGLCGVMTVTRSVGGGSSGGMMVTRSASGGSCGVMTVTRSAGGGSCGVMTVTRSVGGGSCDVMMVTRSVSGGSCGVMTVTRSVSGGSCDVMTVTRSVGGGSCDVMMVTRSVSGGSCGVMTVTRSVGGGSCGGMTVTRSVGGGSCGGMTVTRSVGGGSCDVMMVTRSVSGGLHEVMTVTGSVSGGSCDVMTVTRSVGGGSCDVMTVTRFQWRLL is encoded by the exons ATGACGGTGACCaggtctgtcggtggaggctcgtGTGGTGTTATGACGGTGACCAGGTCTGTTGGTGGAGGCTCGTGTGATGTTATCACGGTGACCAGGTCTGTGAGTGGAGGCTCGTGTGGTGGTATGACGGTGACCaggtctgtcggtggaggctcgtGTGGTGTTATGACGGTGACCaggtctgtcggtggaggctcgtGTGATGTTATGATGGTGACCAGGTCTGTGAGTGGAGGCTCGTGTGGTGTTGTGACGGTGACCAG GTCtgtgagtggaggcttgtgtggtgTTATGACGGTGACCaggtctgtcggtggaggctcatCTGGTGGTATGATGGTGACCaggtctgccagtggaggctcgtGTGGTGTTATGACGGTGACCAGGTCTGCGGGTGGAGGCTCATGTGGTGTTATGACGGTGACCaggtctgtcggtggaggctcgtGTGATGTTATGATGGTGACCAGGTCTGTGAGTGGAGGCTCGTGTGGTGTTATGACGGTGACCag GTCTGTGAGTGGAGGCTCGTGTGATGTTATGACGGTGACCaggtctgtcggtggaggctcatGTGATGTTATGATGGTGACCAGGTCTGTGAGTGGAGGCTCGTGTGGTGTTATGACGGTGACcag gtctgtcggtggaggctcatGTGGTGGTATGACGGTGACCaggtctgtcggtggaggctcatGTGGTGGTATGACGGTGACCaggtctgtcggtggaggctcatGTGATGTTATGATGGTGACcaggtctgtcagtggaggcttgcatgaaGTTATGACGGTGACCGGGTCTGTGAGTGGAGGCTCGTGTGATGTTATGACGGTGACCaggtctgtcggtggaggctctTGTGATGTGATGACAGtgaccaggtttcagtggaggctCTTGTGA
- the LOC126064888 gene encoding loricrin-like isoform X32: MTVTRSVGGGSCGVMTVTRSVGGGSCDVITVTRSVSGGSCGGMTVTRSVGGGSCGVMTVTRSVGGGSCDVMMVTRSVSGGSCGVVTVTRSVSGGLCGVMTVTRSVGGGSSGGMMVTRSASGGSCGVMTVTRSAGGGSCGVMTVTRSVGGGSCDVMMVTRSVSGGSCGVMTVTRSVGGGSCGGMTVTRSVGGGSCDVMMVTRSVSGGLREVMTVTRSVSGGSCDVMTVTRSVGGGSCDVMMVTRSVSGGSCGVMTVTRSVGGGSCGGMTVTRSVGGGSCGGMTVTRSVGGGSCDVMMVTRSVSGGLHEVMTVTGSVSGGSCDVMTVTRSVGGGSCDVMTVTRFQWRLL; this comes from the exons ATGACGGTGACCaggtctgtcggtggaggctcgtGTGGTGTTATGACGGTGACCAGGTCTGTTGGTGGAGGCTCGTGTGATGTTATCACGGTGACCAGGTCTGTGAGTGGAGGCTCGTGTGGTGGTATGACGGTGACCaggtctgtcggtggaggctcgtGTGGTGTTATGACGGTGACCaggtctgtcggtggaggctcgtGTGATGTTATGATGGTGACCAGGTCTGTGAGTGGAGGCTCGTGTGGTGTTGTGACGGTGACCAG GTCtgtgagtggaggcttgtgtggtgTTATGACGGTGACCaggtctgtcggtggaggctcatCTGGTGGTATGATGGTGACCaggtctgccagtggaggctcgtGTGGTGTTATGACGGTGACCAGGTCTGCGGGTGGAGGCTCATGTGGTGTTATGACGGTGACCaggtctgtcggtggaggctcgtGTGATGTTATGATGGTGACCAGGTCTGTGAGTGGAGGCTCGTGTGGTGTTATGACGGTGACCaggtctgtcggtggaggctcatGTGGTGGTATGACGGTGACCag gtctgtcggtggaggctcatGTGATGTTATGATGGTGACcaggtctgtcagtggaggcttgcgtgaaGTTATGACGGTGACCAGGTCTGTGAGTGGAGGCTCGTGTGATGTTATGACGGTGACCaggtctgtcggtggaggctcatGTGATGTTATGATGGTGACCAGGTCTGTGAGTGGAGGCTCGTGTGGTGTTATGACGGTGACcag gtctgtcggtggaggctcatGTGGTGGTATGACGGTGACCaggtctgtcggtggaggctcatGTGGTGGTATGACGGTGACCaggtctgtcggtggaggctcatGTGATGTTATGATGGTGACcaggtctgtcagtggaggcttgcatgaaGTTATGACGGTGACCGGGTCTGTGAGTGGAGGCTCGTGTGATGTTATGACGGTGACCaggtctgtcggtggaggctctTGTGATGTGATGACAGtgaccaggtttcagtggaggctCTTGTGA